A segment of the Capricornis sumatraensis isolate serow.1 chromosome 8, serow.2, whole genome shotgun sequence genome:
TAAAGAAGAGGATGTGGGAAATGCAGAGACacggaaggacagggaagttctGGGGAAGGCTCTTCACTACTGTTAGTAGTGTTGAATAAAGCAAACAGGAACTCATTTTGGTCAAAGTGCAGGCTAAATCTCATTACAGCAATGCCAGCGAGTGCAGCATGCAAGCTCCCCCCTCACACTGGAATTCCACTGGCAGTCGTAACTGCCATTCCCGCAGCGCTGAGCACTTTCACGCATGGGCTCCCGTAATCCCACAACAGCCCTCTGATGGAGGTACGGTCGTTGCCCCGCTTTAAAGAAGAGGAAACGGAGGCACACAGAGAGGTCATGGAGCTTGCCCAGGATCTCCTGCCAGGAAATGGCTCAGAGCCAGGTCCGTGTGAAGCACAACTCTATGCAATCCTGCCATCCGGCTGGAAGCAGCATTTCCCTGCCTGGGACTTAGAATAACAGACTCTTAGACGGAGAAGGTTCCTGGGGCACGTTCTCCCCAATGCCTAGGGACACCTTCAGATGGGGGAATCTGTCTTTGAAGTGCCTGCCTCTGGCCAGTCCTATGGAGGGCCTGTATACTGACCTGACAACCGCAGTGTGGCAAGTGTGGGTTTTTGAATGAACAGAGTTCACACTCAGCTCTTCCGCTAGCACTTCTGAGTCTCAGGTCCCCTCAGCAGGAAAATGGGTGCCCAGCTGCCCCATGGGTGCTTGTGGGGAGGCCCTCTGTCACAATCTGCCCTCTTCTCCATTGCGTGACTCCAGCCAAGGCTGACCTCTGGGGCACCTCAGCCTGATAACCAGGCTTCGAGGTTGAAGTTACAGTTTCAGCCTCACAGAGACGCTCTCAAGGGCCCTGTCTAGTCTCACTGTGTCTTCTGAGAGACCGCTGGAGcaggctgctgtgtgtgtgtgtgcagggtggGTGTGGTAACTGTTTACCCCACAGCTCATTACCCAGCCCAGGGACTGCTGAGGAGGACAGTGCTCGGGGCCaacagggcaggaggggaaggcaggggcAGGGGTCCCTGGTGTGGCCAGAGGCTCTGGCAACCTCTCTTCTCCTGCCTCAGAGGGGCTGCAGGTGCCTGCCTCCCTGGGGACACAGCTTCTCTACTGCCCCAAGTCAGGAGGGAGCTCAGGAAGCTGTGCCCCAGCTCTAGACCCCTGTTCCGAAAGGCAAGGTCTATTTCTTATCTTTGAAATGGCTTAATGACATCCGTGAAGCTGTGGCTGCGAGGGGAATGAGAGGTCTATCTACCAAAGCTGTCTATGGTgctttgtgtgtgttgtgtgcagGACAAATAAAtgcccctttttttcttttgtctgtccACGCAGCCCGGAACAAGCCCCGAAGTAAGTAGCTTTCCCCCACACATACCCCATTTGGGATTCTGAGGACTCTCCTTCTGTCCCCAGTGAGGAGCGCTGGGAAGGTGAGATAGAAGCGACAGATACACTTTATTGCCCGGAGGTCACTGAACAGAGACCAAGCCGGCAGCTCTTCCATCCTGGCCCACGCCCCGGTGCCGGCTGGGGCGGGGAGAGGTTCTTGGGGGGTCCCTGGTACAGGATGCAAAGCCAGAGAACACGCGTGGAGGAACCAGGACGTCACCCCAAGGCCCACCGACCTCGGTAAGTGACGGCGCCCCCTCTGCTCCCACTGCGTCCGAGGGCCGCCCAGAATCTGTCCACCCAGGCGCGGGACAGGGCGACTCCCCCGTGGCGCCGTGCCGCGGCGCCCAGTCCCTCCGGCAGGTCGCCGAGGGCGCCGGGGCCTCGCGCCACACCTGTCCGCTCCTCCGGGAGGCCCCGGCGCCTCTGCTGCCGGCCCCTCGGCGCGGAGCCCTGTGTCCGCCGTCGCTTTGATCCCGGGGGCCCCGCTGGATAAAAGTCCCGGGCGGCTCCGCGCCAGCGCCAGAGGGGAGGCAGCCGAGCCGGGCGTACAGCGGGCTGGCGCTGGGCGAGCGACGCCAAGGAGCCGGGGCCGCGGGGCCGCCCGCGCGGGCCGCGGTGAGCGCGGGACTCCGAGCCGGTTCGGGGTGGGGAGTGCCGACCGGGGTGCCAGTCGCCCACCGCTGCTCTGGGCCTGGGCGGCGGGAGCGAAGGGCCTCCGGCGGCCCAGGTGAGCGCTCCCCTTGCGCCCCCAGCCCGTCGGGCCGACCCGCCGCGTGGCCAACCGAGCTACCCCCGCGCGGAAAAACCCCGCTCCTTCCCCGCTGGCCCCCGCTCGCCGCCCCTTCCAGCcgcccgggggcgggggcggcggcgccgGGCTGGCCGCGGTGAATGAGCCGCTGGGGCCGCCGGGCCGCGCTGCCCCCCACGGAGCCAGGCCGGGAGCGCCTCCGGCGGCCGCGGCGGGGTAGTCCAGGCCCCTCCGTCAGGCTTGCGGTTTGGGAAGAAAAGGCGATGCCTCCGCCAAGAAAAGAGCGAGCGCGGCCCCCTCCCCCTCCGCCGagccggggcggcggcggcggcggcacaTCTAACGCGCGGGCACCCGGGCCGCCGCGGCCCCCGCAAACTACGCCCAGGCTCGGCCCCCGCCGCTCATTGGCGCGGGCCAGAGCCAGCGCACCCAGACCCTGCGCTGCCCTCGGCCGGCCGCGCGCGGAGTCCCAGCTGCCCAGGCCGACGGCGCCCGGCCCCGAGAGCCTCGACGCCAAGCCGCCCGCGCCTCCTCGGCCGGGCCCAACGCGGGGAGCGGGGCGAGCGAACAGGCGCGCCGCGGCCCGGGCGCCCCCGGCCTGGCGCCCTCGCCGCCGCGCCGCCTCAACGCCGCCTGCTCTCCGCAGGTGGCCGCGGGCCCGAGCGGTGCGGCCATGGGCCGAGGGGTGCGCGTGCTTCTGCTGCTGGGCCTTCTGCACTGGGCCGGGGGCGGCGAGGGCAGGAAGACCTGGCGGCGCCGCGGCCAGCAGCCACCCctgccgccgcccccgccgcgggCCGAGGCGGCCCCGGCAGCCGGGCAACCGGTGGAGAGCTTCCCTCTGGACTTCACGGCCGTGGAGGGCAACATGGACAGCTTCATGGCACAGGTCAAGAGCCTGGCGCAGTCCCTGTACCCCTGCTCGGCGCAGCAGCTCAACGAAGACCTGCGCCTGCACCTCCTGCTCAACACGTCGGTGACCTGCAACGACGGCAGCCCGGCCGGGTAAGGCCTGCACCCGCCCGCCGCTACCAGCGCGCCCCCGTCGGTGGTCCCGGGACCGCGGGCTGCCTGGTCGCCAGCGGGTGCGCACCACCCGCCTCCCTGTCCCCGCTCAGACGCACGGAGCCTGCATTGGACCGTCCCTGCTGGCCGCAGCGGTGGTCGCCCACAGGGGAAGGGCTCCCGTCGGGCCTCGGAGGCGCTGGCTCCGGGTAGGGCCCTGCTAGGCAACTAGCTGCGCGGGGGTTGGGGCAGGGTTGGTCCTGGGCCAGCCCCGGGCACTGACCCCTCGGCCACCGGTACCCAGTCCCTGTGCTCGCGTTCTTCGTTCCCTGGGCGGGGAGATGGCAATCCGCGAGTGGCCCTGACTCCAGCAAGAGGAGGTGACACAGCGGGGCGGAGAGACGCCTGGCGTCCGTacctccacccccatcccagctcAACTCGCCCCGTCTGCTCCGTGTTGCTGCTGGGACTGCCAGAGATCCAGCCAGCCGGAGGAATAGGCAGGGGGCGCAGGTGGGACAGAAGGACCTGGGTGCCGCATTCACCCCCTCTCCAGCCCCTAGCAGATAATGGAAGGATGCGAGGCTGAGGGTTGGGGCGGGGTTAGGGGTGCCCATGCCCTCAGTGACTGCACAGCCTGAGGAACACGACGTTAGGTCCGGCCTTTGTAGGAAGGATGCGACCCCGCTCCGATGGCGCCCGCGCCCCTCCACGCCCGCCTGTACGACCCGGTGCTCCTGCCCCACGCACCCTCGAGAGAGCTTTTCACTCTCCAAGCCCCACTGCGCATCCCAGGAGGATCTTGAGCCCTGGCGAagaccccaccccccccaccccgcctggcAGCCGGCGCCGAGGTTACAGCGGGTCCCGCGTGGGGCGGGCCGTGGGGATTTTCCACGGACCACACAGCCCCTCGCCGCCCTTCCCTGCCTCGCGAGCGCCACCTCCCGGGACTGACGGCCGCTCGCCCGGCCGGGCGCGCTCTGCGGGGGCCTGTCCGCTGGCGCCCCCGTGCGGCCGGCGCGTGCCGGGCGACAGGTGGAACGACCCCTATCTCCCGGGAGCTGGACCCTGCAGCCCCCGCTCGTCCCCCGCCCCCATGACCACGCACTCCACCCACTTCCCTTGCAGCTACTACCTGAAGGAATCCAAGGGCAGCCGGCGATGGCTACTCTTTCTGGAAGGTGAGTGTCAGGTGCGGATGCAGCGGGGTAGGAGGAGGGTCTCCTCGGCACTAGATCCTGAGGTTGGGGGCTGTGCCCGCAGGAGGCTGGTACTGCTTCAACCGGGAGAACTGCGACTCCCGATATGACACCATGCGGCGCCTCATGAGCTCCAAGGACTGGCCCCGCACTCGCACAGGTCAGCGTGCCAGGGTTTGCCCAGGAATCCCCAGGAGgtgaggggaagggaaaggggcTCATAATTGGAAGTCCTGGAAGAAGCCTTTTCTCCTTCATTCCCTAGAGCCCCAGAGAGGCCCCACCCCATctatcccccaccccaccaaggTTAGGGAACATTCACTCTAACATTTCATTCTTATTCCACAGGCAACTTCCCAGGGCTCACCCTGGCTACACAGTACAGAGCTGGTCCCTGGTCAAAGTAGCTGGTGGAAGGGGGGAGGTTGAGGGTCATGTCCAAAAGTCACAGGATGCCGGCTGGGCATCCTGGTCATGGAGACTCCTTGGAGTAACTAAACCCATCCATTCCCTACTTCCCCCGCAACCTTAGTTCAGGTGGGTGTCACCACCCACCCCCTTGCTGGAGCTTGATAGGGTCCTTCCACATCCGCTTACCTTCCTGTAGTCCTCACCCCTGCCTGCACGCCCTGCTCCCACCAGAAAGACCCACTGCCTCTGTTCTTCCCTGCCACAGGCACGGGGATCCTATCCTCCCAGCCAGAGGAGAACCCCCACTGGTGGAACGCCAACATGGTGTAAGAGGGAGCCAGAAGGTCCTTCCTGGCGGGGGCGAGTCCTGTCTTGGGGGTCCTTTGTGGAGGCTTCTTCCTAAGAGGTTCTTAGGGGAAGTCTATCCTGGGGGAGCCTGTCCTTAAGGGGGTCCGGTCCTGGGAGAGGTCCTTCCTAGGGAGGTCCTGTCCTCAGGAGTCCTTCCCGAGGAGGGTGATCCTTCCTGGGGTCCTCGGGcaacagaggaacatggcaggctcACACCTTCCGTGTGTCACAGCTTCATCCCCTACTGCTCCAGCGATGTGTGGAGCGGGGCTTCGTCCAAGTCTGAGAAGAGTGAGTCCCATGCTGCCCCCCTCCACTCCCTTCCCCCCCGGCCCCCACAGAGGCAGGGCAAGGAGGACAGCACTTCCGGTGAAATACAGACGTTCAGCCTTGTGTCTCCCTCTAACTCTTCAATAGTGTGTCCCAGGGTGCCTGCCCCCAGCACCCACTGCCTGGCTTGTCCATGGCTGGCCTGACCCTGGGGGAGGGGGTTCCTCACTCCTAGGTGTTCCCCAAGGAAGGGCCCCCAGCACAGTCTCGCGCACCTGACCCACCTTCCTCCAATCTACCCCTGCGCCTGTTCCCATCCCATGGAAGACCCTCCAGACACCCAGCTATACCTGACCTCCTTCCAACCTGGGGATGGGAGGACTGGCTGGCTGTCCAGGCCACCACTTGAAGCCAGCTCTCCTTCTCTGTGCAGACGAGTACGCCTTCATGGGCACCCTCATCATCCGGGAGGTTGTGCGAGAGCTCCTGGGCAAAGGGCTGAGTGGGGCCAAGGTGCTGCTGCTGGCAGGGAGCAGGtgggctgggcaggggctggggtgggagtgtGGATGGAAGGGAGAAGATGGGGCTGAGCCAGGGCAGACGCGTTGCCAGGAGGCTCAGCAACATGGGGCATCTCTGAGGTTTGGCTCCCGAATGCCATGTGGCTGGAAGCTGTCCTGCAGTCACTTCTGGCTCTGTGGTTGTTGGGTGTGAGGGAGGCTTTGGATCACAGTGACCTAGGCAGTTGACTAAGGGCTAGCTGTGGACCAATGCACCACCAAGGGCTGGGGTCCCTCTAGGCAAGATCATACCCGCTGGTCATTGTATCCCAGCGGGCATGTAAGGGACTCAGGGGTCATCTAAggaatggacagaggggcctggaccaCAGAGTTCCCCTTCATTTTCAGATAAGGGAACCGAGTCAGAGAGTGAGACGCGGGGGAGGGAAAGGGGTGGGAGGAAGTGAGATGACCCGACACTTAGCTCTGTGTCAGTGCCTGGAGCTCTGCCAGCCCTTCTCTGCCTCCAAGACCTGGAAGGGCCCAGGGGCCTTACACACAAAACCAGAACGCTCAGAATGCTCTTGGCTGCCTGTGCCCTGGGGAATGGGCTGAGGCTGGGCAGGCCTGGTGGGTGAGTGTCCTTCCTCAATCTGCCCGGCTTGACCTCCCACCTTCCCTGCAGCGCGGGGGGCACGGGGGTGCTGCTAAACGTGGACCGTGTGGCCGAGcagctggaggagctgggctATCCAGCCATCCAGGTGCGGGGCCTGGCTGATTCTGGCTGGTTCCTGGACAACAAGCAGTACCGCCGCACAGACTGCATCGACACCATCACCTGCGCGCCCACGGAGGCCATCCGCCGGGGCATCAGGTGCCCCAGGAGGGAGGGCCCATTCTGTGCAGAGGGCCTGGGATTGGGTGGCATCAGGGGGTGGAGGAGCTCgtgggggctgggtgggaggtgggcgAGCAGCCTAACCTGCCGTGTGTGGCCTAGGTACTGGAATGGGGTGGTCCCGGAGCGCTGTCGGCGCCAGTTCAAGGAGGGCGAGGAATGGAACTGCTTCTTTGGCTACAAAGTCTACCCAACTCTGCGCTGTGAGTGGGCATGCAGGGCGGCGGAGGGGGCGGGCGGCAGGGGGTGTACAGCCTTTCTGTGTCTGCTGGAAACCCAGCCTGGAGTCCAATCCTCAGAGGTGAGGCTTGGAGACCACTGCCACACCCAAGAAGGGTTGACAAAGTCATCTGAGCCTGGCCGGGACTTTCTCAGTTTTAGCACTAGAAGTCCACTCGGTTCAAGGCAAACTAGGATGGTTGGTTACGCTGACCACACCCATGGTGAGGAACGTGCCTTGGAGTTGAATCCCAGTGCTGTCCCTGTGTGGGGCCTTGGCTGTCCCTCGCCAGCACCACACTCGAAGCGACATAATCGCCGTGTTTTGGTCAAAGCGGAGTCCTGGGAGCCAGGccaaggtgggaggagggaacGAGGCACCTCTTCCAGGCAGCATGCCAGGGGAGCTAGTCGCCAGCACTCTGCAGCCAGAGCCTGGCCGGCCTGTGAGCCTGCTGTGGAGCTGACGGTGGCCTCCGCCCCTggagcctggggcagggggcagggctcCGAGGCGAGGCCCAGCTGAGCCGTCCCCGCAGGCCCAGTCTTCGTGGTGCAGTGGCTGTTTGACGAGGCCCAGCTGACTGTGGACAATGTGCACCTCACGGGGCAGCCGGTGCAGGAGGGCCAGTGGCTGTATATCCAGAACCTGGGCCGTGAGCTGCGGAACACACTCAAGGATGTGCCGTGAGTGTGTGGGGACCCCACTTGGCCCCCCAGATCCATAGTAAACCACTTGACTTGAAAAGAGAGGCCGCAAAGATGGAAAACAGGAAGCAGCCCAGGGGTCCTTGAGGTGATAAACTGCGGTCAATATAGACAAAAGGGTACTACCCAGTGCTAGAGAGGGGTGAGCACCTGAGCTGCCAAAAGAGGAGGAACTGTAAATGCATGTTACCAagcgaaagaagccagtctgaaaaggccaCATGTGTTATTCCAACTCCATGACGTCAAACCCAAGTCTTGTgcctctcctgaattggcaggcgaattctttaccactgtgccacctgggacgcGCCTGTGACATCCTGGAAAAGGCGGAACtatggacacagtaaaaagatcagtggtggccaggggttgggagagAGAGGTATAAATAGGTGGAGAACAGTAGATGTTTAGGGCTGAGGAACTGCTCTGTATGGTACCACAATGGTGGACACATGTCATTACAGTCTTAGTGttagtcgcttggtcatgtccgactcggcgacatgtagcccgccagcctcctctgtccatggaattctccaggcaagaatactggagtaggtagctattcccctctccaggggaccttcacaacccagggactgaagcctggTCTCCTTCATATAGACAGATtcttatcatctaagccaccagggaagcccacgtgtcattatacatttgtccagaTTCATAGACAGTACAGCTCCAAGGATGAACCCTGATGTAAACTACAGACTCTGGATGGTGATGATGTGTCATCCAGGTTCATTGATTATAACAAACATAACAACTGGTGGGGGATATTCATGATGGGGGCGGCTGTGAATGTATAAGAGCAGGGGATGAGAAAGAATCTATGCCTTCCAGTCAATTTCAGTGTGAACCTAAAAATTCTATGAAAAActaaagtctattaaaaaaacaaacattcacCTGTCCAGCAGAGCCCCCACTCTGAGCAGGATTTGGAGGCAGAAAGGGACAGGGGTTAGTAGGGCACCTGGGAGCTGGTGGGGATAAGGCCTGGGGGGAGCCACTGGCCAACCCAGCAAGTGGCAGGAGGGAAGTAGGAGCCAGGTAGGGGACAGCCTCCCAGGAGAGGAGCTGTGACCTGTGCGCTTTGGGGTGCGGAAGGAGCTGAGGTGGGATGTGGTTGCTCACAGGTTGCCTTCTCCCCAACAGGGCCAGCTTTgcccccgcctgcctctctcACGAGATCATCATCCGAAGGTCAGTGGCCCCTGGCCCCAGGACAGCTCGTATCCATGGCTCTCGATCCAGACATCTGCAATGCCCCCATCCCCAGCAGGCCTAGGcctgcccaccagcctccccatcTCTGGCTTCTTCTGAGGGTTTTCAAAACCACTTGCACAACCAGCTGTGTGGCAAGAACTCAGTGGTGGCAATGCCGTCCCCTGCTTTGGCCACACCCGAGTGATCCCCAACCTGGGTTTCTGTCTGCAGCCATTGGACAGACGTCCAGGTGAAGGGGACCTCACTGCCCCGGGCGCTGCACTGCTGGGACCGAAGCCTCCATGACAGCCACAAGGCCAGCAAAGCCCCCCTGAAGGGCTGCCCCATCCACCTGGTGGACAGCTGCCCCTGGCCCCACTGCAACCCCTCGTGCCCCACCATCCGGGACCAGTTCACGGGGCAGGAGATGAATGTGGCCCAGTTCCTGATGCACATGGGCTTCGACGTGCAGACAGTGGCGCAGCAGCAGGGCCTGGAGCCCAGTAAACTGCTGGGGATGCTGAGCAGCGGGAGCTAGGGCCCCTCGCCCCGGCCATCGGCCATCTCCCCTCCAGGCCGTCCCGCTCTCCTAGGACCGCAGGGCCCTGGCTGTCCCCGCCCTGGGTCTGGACGCCCTCCCTTGGCAACCTTCACTGTCTCTCTCCTACTGCCTCTGAGGGGCCCCAGCCAGAGACGGTGGACCTGCCATCAGCCTGGCTGTGGTCCTTggccccctcccgcccctccctcctgacacccccccatccccatcccctcaTTCCTAACCCCCCTCACTCCCTCCACCTCCAACCCATGGTAGGGAGCCAGAAGCACTGGATTCCTCAGCCTCCAGCCCAGAAGGCatcctcccccagcccagccctccagcctctcctgcccttttgtattattttataaagtgacttttttattaattttttaaaaaaagaaaaataacaaatatatagtGAATGATATTGTTTtgtaacatattttttttaaataatgaagaaaagataaCAAAAGAGCCTCACCCTGTAGACGTGTTTATTTGAGGGGGCACTTTGCCTCCTTCACACCCCGACCTGACCCGGACCCCCTACAAACCCAGGGCAGCAGGGAGAAGCTGAGAAGGACTCCGGGGCCTCCTGACCTCCAACCCCTGCTCCTTCTATTCATCCTTTCCACACACAGCAGTAACGGGCCTATCTCAGACAAGCCCCCAGCACGGTTTTAAGCTccctttcctctttattttgatCTTGGGGTGACATTCACGCCACACCCCCTCCATTTCTAAGGGCATGACTCGGCATTTGTACATCTACAATGCTGTGTCTCGAACAGCAACCTCCACTTTCAAAACTTTATCGCAAAACACTCCCTACCCAGCTAGCACGTTCTTTGAAGTTtgtattgtatttattttcacaACATCACACATGCACATGGTCCAGAATTTGAAAGAGGCAGAATTTTGGAGGGTGAAAATTCTCCCTCTAGGCCAGCCCTTGGCTCTGCTTCTGTGGTTAGTCCCAGAGGACACAGCCTCcccataaacacatacacacacacacacacacacacacacacacacacacacacacaatcttgtcCTTCCACATGTGACTGCACACCACACACTCATTGCCTGGTTTCTACCTCCCGCTGCAACTTGGGGCTGAAGAGAACATTCCCAGTCTTCAGTGAGCTCTGTGCTTTATACCCTCTTCAGGTACAAAGGGCCGTGTGACTAGTCTGTGTCAGCGCCactgcacacaggctcacaggctGGCATCTCCATGGAGCCACCTCGAGGTGGCATGTGCATCAAAGATAGTGAGCCCCTGTGGGTTTTGTGACATACTGATAAGCACCCCCTCGGAAGGTGGCCAGGTCATGACTCTCCAACAGACCTGGCTTCCTCAGCGTTCCCTGCACTAAGTGCCCCACACACAGGACACCCTGATTCCCCCAGGTGCCCAACAAGTAGGTCTTATTACAAGCCTCAATTTGCAGATTGGGATACTGAGGCcctgggacttccgtggtggtccagtggtgaagactctgcctcccaatgcaggggacatgggtt
Coding sequences within it:
- the NOTUM gene encoding palmitoleoyl-protein carboxylesterase NOTUM, giving the protein MGRGVRVLLLLGLLHWAGGGEGRKTWRRRGQQPPLPPPPPRAEAAPAAGQPVESFPLDFTAVEGNMDSFMAQVKSLAQSLYPCSAQQLNEDLRLHLLLNTSVTCNDGSPAGYYLKESKGSRRWLLFLEGGWYCFNRENCDSRYDTMRRLMSSKDWPRTRTGTGILSSQPEENPHWWNANMVFIPYCSSDVWSGASSKSEKNEYAFMGTLIIREVVRELLGKGLSGAKVLLLAGSSAGGTGVLLNVDRVAEQLEELGYPAIQVRGLADSGWFLDNKQYRRTDCIDTITCAPTEAIRRGIRYWNGVVPERCRRQFKEGEEWNCFFGYKVYPTLRCPVFVVQWLFDEAQLTVDNVHLTGQPVQEGQWLYIQNLGRELRNTLKDVPASFAPACLSHEIIIRSHWTDVQVKGTSLPRALHCWDRSLHDSHKASKAPLKGCPIHLVDSCPWPHCNPSCPTIRDQFTGQEMNVAQFLMHMGFDVQTVAQQQGLEPSKLLGMLSSGS